In Bacillota bacterium, one genomic interval encodes:
- a CDS encoding TrpB-like pyridoxal phosphate-dependent enzyme produces the protein MSETKILLTDHEIPTSWYNIQADMPNIPKPPLNPATKEPVGPEDLSAIFPPELIKQEVTQERWIEIPEEIQEIYRLWRPAPLFRARRLEKALDTPARIYFKYEGVSPAGSHKLNTAVPQAYFNREGGINRLTTETGAGQWGVALSQACNFFDMDCKVYMVKVSYEQKPYRRSMMKVFGSNVVSSPSEETAAGRDALERYPDSPGSLGIAISEAVEVAAGREDTNYALGSVLNHVLLHQTIIGQEAKLQMAKAGHYPDVVIACCGGGSNFGGMAFPFVHDKLVHGSKVRLVATEPSACPTLTKGAFGYDYGDTAGLTPLLSMYTLGAGFMPPGIHSGGLRYHGDSPLVSQLYKDQIIEARGLGQNAIFKSAIMFARSEGIVPAPESAHAICGAVQEAIAAKEAGESRNILFNLSGHGHMDLPSYDAYLAGGLEDLELSDDILEEARNSLPKI, from the coding sequence ATGAGTGAAACAAAGATTTTACTCACAGATCATGAAATTCCAACCAGTTGGTACAATATTCAGGCGGACATGCCCAACATTCCTAAACCGCCGCTCAATCCAGCCACAAAAGAGCCGGTGGGACCGGAAGATCTTTCGGCCATATTTCCACCGGAGTTAATAAAGCAAGAAGTTACTCAGGAGCGCTGGATTGAAATTCCAGAGGAAATTCAGGAGATTTATCGTCTCTGGAGACCGGCTCCGCTATTTCGTGCCCGCCGTTTGGAAAAAGCTTTGGACACCCCGGCCCGTATATATTTTAAGTATGAAGGGGTTAGTCCCGCCGGCAGTCACAAACTTAATACAGCTGTACCCCAGGCATACTTTAACAGAGAAGGCGGAATTAACAGGTTAACCACTGAAACCGGTGCCGGACAGTGGGGAGTTGCCCTTAGTCAGGCATGCAACTTTTTTGACATGGATTGTAAAGTATACATGGTTAAGGTTAGTTACGAACAAAAGCCTTACCGCCGCTCCATGATGAAAGTGTTTGGGTCCAACGTAGTCTCAAGCCCCAGCGAGGAAACCGCTGCCGGTAGAGATGCCTTAGAACGTTACCCTGATTCCCCCGGTAGTCTCGGTATTGCCATTAGTGAGGCCGTTGAAGTAGCCGCAGGGCGCGAGGACACTAATTACGCCTTGGGCAGCGTTCTAAATCATGTGCTGCTGCACCAGACCATTATAGGTCAAGAGGCTAAATTACAGATGGCTAAGGCCGGTCACTACCCGGATGTGGTTATTGCCTGCTGTGGCGGTGGCAGTAATTTCGGTGGAATGGCTTTCCCCTTTGTGCACGATAAATTAGTCCACGGGTCTAAAGTAAGACTGGTTGCCACCGAGCCCAGCGCATGTCCTACCCTAACCAAGGGAGCATTCGGTTATGATTACGGCGATACAGCGGGTCTTACACCCCTTTTGTCCATGTATACACTGGGTGCAGGATTTATGCCGCCGGGAATTCATTCCGGCGGGCTTAGATACCATGGTGACTCCCCGCTGGTGAGCCAGCTGTACAAAGACCAAATTATCGAAGCAAGGGGCCTGGGGCAAAATGCCATTTTTAAATCCGCTATTATGTTTGCGCGGTCAGAAGGTATAGTGCCCGCTCCTGAGTCCGCCCATGCTATATGTGGTGCGGTCCAAGAAGCTATAGCGGCTAAGGAAGCGGGAGAAAGCAGAAATATCCTGTTTAATCTCAGCGGGCATGGTCATATGGATTTACCGTCTTATGACGCGTACTTAGCCGGTGGCTTAGAGGATTTGGAACTGTCGGATGATATTTTAGAAGAAGCACGGAATTCTTTGCCTAAAATTTAA